The region GACCGGATCCCACAGGACGTCGAGGGCCGCCTTGACAGGCATCGGGCTCGGTTCGACGAACAGGGCGTCGAAGAGCGGCACCAGGGCGTCGTGGATCTTGCCTGCCTGGCCGTGATCGCCGTCCCTGGCAGCGGCGACGAGCCGCCTGATCTGTGGACCGACGAGGTGGGACGCCACCGAGACCACCCCGACGCCTCCGGCCTCGACGATCGCCTTCGTCATGTGGTCGGATCCGGCGTACACCGCGAAGCCTTCCGGGAGAGCGGCGATGGCGGCCCTGGTGTGCTCGAGGTCCTCGACGGCGTCCTTCACCGCGACGATGTTGGGATGCTCGGCGAGCGCGCTGAGGGTTTCGACCTCGATGAGCCGAGCCGTCCGGCTGGGGATGTTGTAGAGCATCACGGGAAGGTCGGTGGCGTCGGCGATCGCCGTGAAGTGGCGACGGAGCCCCTCCTGGGGAGGCTTCGAGTAGTAGGGCGTGACCGCCAGGATCCCGTCGACACCGACCTCGGCAGCCTGCTCCGTCAACTCGACGGACTCCTTGGTGGCGTACGTGCCGGTCCCGGCGATCACCGAGGCGCGGTCGCCGACGGCATCGACGGCGGCCTTGTAGAGGGCGATCTTCTCGATGCTGGTGAGCGTCGGCGCCTCGCCGGTGGTGCCGGTGACGACGATGCCGTCCGAGCCGTTGGAGACGAGGTGGCGGGCCAGCCGCCAGAAGGTCCCGTAGTCGACCGCCCCCTCGGAATCGAACGGCGTGATCATCGCCGTGAGCACTTCTCCGAATGGGGGGGTTGGTCGAGCATCCATGACACGGACGGTAGCAAAGATGCCGGCCACTATCCTGGTGTACCGCCGCCACGTCGGAGCAGAATTTGGACCGCCGCAACGTCATCGACATCACGACGGAAGAGTTCCCGCAGGCCGTGCTGCAACGGAGCCACGAGCTCCCGGTCGTCGTCGATTTCTGGGCGGAGTGGTGCGGGCCGTGCAAGGTGCTCAGCCCCATCCTGGAGCAGGCGGCCGAGCGCCACGGCGGGGCCTTCCAGCTCGTCAAGGTGGATGCCGACCAGAGCCCGCAGCTCGCCGCCCAGTTCGGCGTGCAGGGAATCCCGACGGTGATCGCCTTCAAGGGCGGCCAGCCGGTGGCGAGCTTCACCGGGGCCATCCCCGAGCAGTCGCTCGAGGCATGGCTGGCGCAGATCCTGCCCACCGAGCTCGACACCAAGGTCGACACCGCCCGCGATCACGCCCTGTCCGGTGACGCTTGGACTGCGGAGAAGCTGCTCCGCGAGGTCCTCGACGAGCAGCCGGACCATCCCGAGGCGGGCACCGGCCTCGCCAGCCTGCTGCTGGCACGCAACGAGCCCGCCGAGGCCCTCATCGTCCTCGGGAAGCTCGCCCCGACGCCGGACGTCGAACGCCTCCAGGCGGCCGCCCGCCTCGCCGAAGCTCGCTCCGACGAGGACCTCACCCCCCTCGAGGCGAGGATCGAAGCCGACCCGGAGGACCACACCGCCCGGCTCGAGCTTGCCAAGGCGCTCGCCGGCCGCGGCGAGTTCGAGCCCGCACTCGATCATCTCCTCTGGGTCGTGCGGGCGAAAGGCGACCTCAGGGACGACGCCCGCCAGGCCATGCTCGACGTGTTCGGCGTCCTCGGCGACGAGCACCCACTCACCGCGACGTACCGCAGGCAGCTCGCCAACGCCCTCTTTTGAATCCGTTCCTGCGTCCCTGCGTCGCACCAATGCGACGGCCGGACGCCAGAACGGACGGCGACCCGGCGACCTAGATCCCGAGGAGGCGCTCGAGGCCGACGGTGACCGGGTCTGGGAGGTCGGCAACCGACCGGATCGCCAGGAGCACCCCCGGCATGAACGCCGCCCTGTCCGTGGTGTCGTGACGGATGGTGACGGTCTCGCCGACCGCACCGAACACGACCTCCTGGTGGGCGACGAGCCCTGGGAGCCGCACCGAGTGGACGCTGACACCGGCGACCGTGGCGCCCCGTGCCCCGGCGGCAGTCTCCGCCGACTCGACCTGGCGCTGCTGGTCGGGCTTGGCGGCGCCGATGCGGCGCGCCGTGGCCAGTGCGGTGCCGGAAGGGGCGTCCGCCTTGCCGTCGTGGTGCAGCTCGATGATCTCGGCTGCCGCGAAATGCGGCGCGGCGACTTCACTGAGCCGCATCATCACGACCGCGCCGATGGAGAAGTTGGGCGCCACGAAGCAGTTCGGCGGCCCGTCGCCCCACAGGCGGGTCAGATCTGAGAGACGCGCCTCGTCGAATCCCGAGGTTCCGACGACGGCGTGCAGACCGGCGGCCCGCCACGCCGACAGGTTGTCCATGACGACCCCGGGATGGGTGAACTCGACGACGACGTCGGCGGTGGAAACCGCTTCCGGGTCGTCCGAGGCGGCCAGCCCGCCGCTGATTACCCCGGGGCAGCCGGGGTCGAAGCAGGCGACCAGATCGAGGTCGCCGGCCGACGCGATCCTCTCGGCGACGAGGCGACCCATCCGGCCTCCCGCCCCTGAGACGGCGACTCGGGTCACCGCACGAACTCGTCGAGCTCGTCCGGCTCGAACGGCCCGACGGCGCCGAGGACGTGCGGGCCGGCGTAGACCTCCCGCGACAGCTCGAGGATCTCGTCTGCGGTGACCGCATCGATCCGGGCGACAACCTCTTCGACGGAGAGGTTCTCGATGCCGGTGAGCTCGTTGCGGCCGAGCCGCGTCATGCGGCTGTTCGAATCCTCCAGCGAAAGCGCCAGGCTGCCCTGCACGTTGCCCTTGGCGCGCTCCAGCTCGTCGTCGCTCACCCCGTCCGCCATCAGCTTGTCGAGCTCACCTCGCACGAGCTTCATCACCTCTGCGGTCTGGCGGGGCGTCGTGCCGACGTAGATGGCGGCGGCGCCGGTCTCGGCGAACGGCATGCGGAAGCTGTGGACGGCATACGCCAGGCCGCGCTGCTCGCGGATCTCGCGAAAGAGCCGGGAGGACATGCCGCCGCCGAGGATGTGGTCGACGAGGTTGTGCGCCCAGCGCCGATCGTCGCCTCGGGAGAGCGCCGCGGTCCCGAGCACGAGGTGGGCCTGTTCGGTGTCCTTGTTCCGCAGCCCCACCTTCGCCTCGACGCGCGGTTCGACCTCGTGCCGGTCGAGAGCCGGGCCCCGCCACTCGCCGAGGCGCTCACCGATCTGCTCGACGATGTCGTCGTGGTCGATCCTGCCCGCCACGGCCACCACGGACGACCTCGGCGAATAGCGGCGCGCCCAGTAGCCCGAGATGGTGTCCCGGCTCATTCCCGTGATCGACTCCTTCGTGCCGAGAATCGGAGGAGCGAGCGGATGCCCATCCCACAGCGCCGTCACGAACATCTCGTGGGCGACGTCGGTCGGGTCGTCCTCGTTCATGTTGATCTCCTCGAGGACGACGTGCCTCTCCGAGTCGATCTCTTCTTGCCGGAACGCCGGACGCAGCACCATCTCGGAGAGGATGTCGACGGCGAGTGGGAGGTCGGCGTCTCGCAGCTTCGCCCAATAGCAGGTGTACTCCTTCGAGGTGAAGGCGTTGTGCCTGGCCCCGACGGCATCGAACGCCTCTGAGATCTGGTGCGCCGACATCGTCTCGGAGCCCTTGAAGAGGAGGTGCTCCAGGAAATGACTCGTCCCCGCCTCGATCGGCTCCTCGTCGCGGCTGCCGGTGTCGACCCAGATGCCGATCGTCACCGAGTGGAGGGAGGGCATGTCCTGGGAGATGACGCGCAGCCCGTTCGGCAGCGTCGTGAGGTCGTAGTGCATGGTGGGAGATGATAGGTGGCGCCGACTGTGAGGCTCGCAGCGGCCGCCCGCTCACTCGTCGGTCTCGGGAGGCCGCCGGGAGCGTTTCAGGTCGCCACGCCGTCGC is a window of Acidimicrobiia bacterium DNA encoding:
- the dapA gene encoding 4-hydroxy-tetrahydrodipicolinate synthase; the encoded protein is MDARPTPPFGEVLTAMITPFDSEGAVDYGTFWRLARHLVSNGSDGIVVTGTTGEAPTLTSIEKIALYKAAVDAVGDRASVIAGTGTYATKESVELTEQAAEVGVDGILAVTPYYSKPPQEGLRRHFTAIADATDLPVMLYNIPSRTARLIEVETLSALAEHPNIVAVKDAVEDLEHTRAAIAALPEGFAVYAGSDHMTKAIVEAGGVGVVSVASHLVGPQIRRLVAAARDGDHGQAGKIHDALVPLFDALFVEPSPMPVKAALDVLWDPVGVPRLPLVAASEATLELIESALEAAQAV
- the trxA gene encoding thioredoxin; this encodes MDRRNVIDITTEEFPQAVLQRSHELPVVVDFWAEWCGPCKVLSPILEQAAERHGGAFQLVKVDADQSPQLAAQFGVQGIPTVIAFKGGQPVASFTGAIPEQSLEAWLAQILPTELDTKVDTARDHALSGDAWTAEKLLREVLDEQPDHPEAGTGLASLLLARNEPAEALIVLGKLAPTPDVERLQAAARLAEARSDEDLTPLEARIEADPEDHTARLELAKALAGRGEFEPALDHLLWVVRAKGDLRDDARQAMLDVFGVLGDEHPLTATYRRQLANALF
- the dapB gene encoding 4-hydroxy-tetrahydrodipicolinate reductase → MTRVAVSGAGGRMGRLVAERIASAGDLDLVACFDPGCPGVISGGLAASDDPEAVSTADVVVEFTHPGVVMDNLSAWRAAGLHAVVGTSGFDEARLSDLTRLWGDGPPNCFVAPNFSIGAVVMMRLSEVAAPHFAAAEIIELHHDGKADAPSGTALATARRIGAAKPDQQRQVESAETAAGARGATVAGVSVHSVRLPGLVAHQEVVFGAVGETVTIRHDTTDRAAFMPGVLLAIRSVADLPDPVTVGLERLLGI
- a CDS encoding pitrilysin family protein, yielding MHYDLTTLPNGLRVISQDMPSLHSVTIGIWVDTGSRDEEPIEAGTSHFLEHLLFKGSETMSAHQISEAFDAVGARHNAFTSKEYTCYWAKLRDADLPLAVDILSEMVLRPAFRQEEIDSERHVVLEEINMNEDDPTDVAHEMFVTALWDGHPLAPPILGTKESITGMSRDTISGYWARRYSPRSSVVAVAGRIDHDDIVEQIGERLGEWRGPALDRHEVEPRVEAKVGLRNKDTEQAHLVLGTAALSRGDDRRWAHNLVDHILGGGMSSRLFREIREQRGLAYAVHSFRMPFAETGAAAIYVGTTPRQTAEVMKLVRGELDKLMADGVSDDELERAKGNVQGSLALSLEDSNSRMTRLGRNELTGIENLSVEEVVARIDAVTADEILELSREVYAGPHVLGAVGPFEPDELDEFVR